The Acidobacteriota bacterium genome segment TCAGAAAGACAAATGCCGGACGGAGCACATGGTCAACGACAAACAATCCAGGCTCACCCGATTCTCCCGACGCTCTTCGTGGTTGTTCCTGTTCCTGGCGGTCGCGATCACCACTGCGAAAGCCCAGCCGGATTCCCCCCCGCCGGTGATCGAGATCCCCCGGCTGAGCGCCGAGCCGCGGCTGGACGATTTCCTCAACATGCGCCCCGAGGGCGCCGCCGCCAGCGAGATGGCCCGGGTGGAGGGCTTCGTCCAGGCCACCCCCCGTGACGGCGAGCCGCTCTCCGAGCGGACCGAAGTGTACCTGGGCTACGACGCCGAGAACCTCTACGTCGTATTCCTGGCCTTTGACCGAGAGCCCGACAAAATCCGCGCCCGGCTCACCCGTCGCGAGAACGTCTTTCTCGACGACAACGTCGAGATCATGCTGGACACCTTCAACGACCGCCGCCGCGCCTACATGTTCCTGACCAATCCCTTCGGCATCCAGTGGGACGCCATCTGGAATGAAGGCGAACACTTCGACGATTCCTTCGACACGCTCTGGTACTCCGACGGGCGCCTGACGGCCGAGGGGTACGCGGTCTGGTTCAAGATCCCCTTCCGCTCGCTGCGTTTCTCCAGCGCGCCCGAGCAGGAGTGGGGCATCATCCTGAACCGGGCGATCCCGCGCACCAACGAAAACGCGTTCTGGCCCCGCATCTCCAGCCGGATTTCGGGACGGCTGAACCAGCAGGCGCGGGCCACCGGGCTGCGGGGCATTTCCCCCGGCCGGAACCTGCAGGTCATCCCCTACGGCGTCTTCCGGTCCTGGCGGAGCATCGAGGAGGACAGCGTCAACGGACCGGACTGGGTGAGCGACCTGGCCGAATTCGACGGCGGCGTGGACGCCAAGGTGGTTCTCAAGGACAGCCTCGTGCTCGACGTGGCCGTCAACCCCGACTTCAGCCAGGTGGAATCGGACAACCCCCAGGTCACCGTCAACAGCCGCTTCGAGGTGTATTTCCCTGAAAAGCGGCCGTTTTTCCTCGAAAACGCCGACTACTTCGGCACCCCGATCAACCTGGTGTTCACCCGGCGGATCATCGATCCCCAGTTCGGCATCCGCTTCACCGGCAAGGCGGGTCCCTGGGCGGTGGGCGCACTGTGGGCCGACGACGAGGCGCCCGGTGAGATGTCGGATCCGGATGATCCGGAGTTCGGCAAACGGGCGCAGTTCGGCATCGTCCGGGTGCGGCGGGACATCTTCCACCAGTCGTCCGTCGGTTTCATCTTCACCCAGCGCACGTTCAACGGCGGCTTCAACCGGGTGGGCGGCCTCGACGCTCATTTCAAGCTCAACGACAACTGGGCGCTGGACATGCAGGGCGTGGCCAGCGCCACCGAACGTCCCGACGGTTCCACCCAGGCCGGCCCGGCGTACACGGTGGAGCTCAGCCGCGAGGGACGATCGTTCGATTACTATCTCGAGTATGAAGACCGCAGCCCCGGTTACGACACCCAGGTGGGCTACAACACCCGGAGCGACATCCGCCAGATCGGCCAGAACGTCGAGTACAGCTTCCGACCCGAGGGGCCGGTGCTCATCGCCTGGGGTCCGGAGGTTTGGGCCAACTGCAACTGGTCCCACGACGGTACCCGCCTGGACTGGGAGTTCATCCCCGAACTGAGCTGGGAATTCGCAGGCAACACCAATTTCGGCATCGGCCGCATGTTCCTCCGGTCGCGCCTGCGCCCCGACGAGTTCGAAAGCCTGGACGCCGACCGGGACTACGGTTACGGCCGGAACTACCTGTCCTTCAGAACCAACCTGTGGTCATGGCTCGGCGTCGAAACCGATCTGAACTGGGGCACCGGCATCAATTATGTCCCGGCCGAAGGCGCCGAGCCCGAGGTGGCGAACCGGATCGGCAGCGAATTGAACGTCACCCTCCAGCCCAACACCTGGCTGCGGGTGGACAACACCTATCTCTTCTCCCGCCTCACCGACCGCGCCTCCTCGGCCGCCATCTACAACAACCATATTTTCAGGTCGAAGTGGAACCTGCAGTTCACACCGGAGATGTCCCTGCGGCTCATCGGCCAGTACGACACCACCCTGCCCTCCACGACGCTCTCGTCGCTGGAAAAGACCAAGCGGTTCAACATCGATTTTCTCTTCACCTACATGTGGCACCCGAACACGGCACTGTACGTGGGGTACAACTCGGACCACGAGAACCTGAACCTGATCGAATCGCACGGCAGCCGGGAGCTGATCCGCACCAACGACGAGTTCATCAACGACTCCCGGATCTTCTTCGTAAAGTTTTCCTATATGTTCAGGCTGTAGTTCGTCATCGTCATCGTAATCGTGATCGGGATCGTAATCGAGGCTCGTTCCCAACTGACGGACATCGGAAATCGGACCTGGGACCTGGGTTCTGGGACCTGGGTTCTGGGACCTTGGCCCTAGGTTATGGATCCCAGTTCCCAACACCAATGTCCTGCCTTTCCCATTCAC includes the following:
- a CDS encoding carbohydrate binding family 9 domain-containing protein, whose protein sequence is MVNDKQSRLTRFSRRSSWLFLFLAVAITTAKAQPDSPPPVIEIPRLSAEPRLDDFLNMRPEGAAASEMARVEGFVQATPRDGEPLSERTEVYLGYDAENLYVVFLAFDREPDKIRARLTRRENVFLDDNVEIMLDTFNDRRRAYMFLTNPFGIQWDAIWNEGEHFDDSFDTLWYSDGRLTAEGYAVWFKIPFRSLRFSSAPEQEWGIILNRAIPRTNENAFWPRISSRISGRLNQQARATGLRGISPGRNLQVIPYGVFRSWRSIEEDSVNGPDWVSDLAEFDGGVDAKVVLKDSLVLDVAVNPDFSQVESDNPQVTVNSRFEVYFPEKRPFFLENADYFGTPINLVFTRRIIDPQFGIRFTGKAGPWAVGALWADDEAPGEMSDPDDPEFGKRAQFGIVRVRRDIFHQSSVGFIFTQRTFNGGFNRVGGLDAHFKLNDNWALDMQGVASATERPDGSTQAGPAYTVELSREGRSFDYYLEYEDRSPGYDTQVGYNTRSDIRQIGQNVEYSFRPEGPVLIAWGPEVWANCNWSHDGTRLDWEFIPELSWEFAGNTNFGIGRMFLRSRLRPDEFESLDADRDYGYGRNYLSFRTNLWSWLGVETDLNWGTGINYVPAEGAEPEVANRIGSELNVTLQPNTWLRVDNTYLFSRLTDRASSAAIYNNHIFRSKWNLQFTPEMSLRLIGQYDTTLPSTTLSSLEKTKRFNIDFLFTYMWHPNTALYVGYNSDHENLNLIESHGSRELIRTNDEFINDSRIFFVKFSYMFRL